GCCCCGTGAGCTTCACTCCGCTCAGCAGGTAGATGGTGATGTTGGTCTTCTCTTTGCGGGCGTTGTTGAGGAAGGAATCCTGGATGTTCTGCGCCGGCTTCTCCATCGCCGATCTCCTTTTTGTCCCACCACTGCTGCCGTCCACTGAAAAATCCAGACCGGGGGGAACCGGGTGGACGGACCTGCCTGCGGGGTCCCCGGCGACGGCTTCAGCCGTCGCTGGGGTGCCGCGCCGTAAACCATACGGCGGATGCCGCTTGCGAAGCAACGGTAGAGACGGCCTTCGGGCCGTCTCCCCGTCCGATCGCCGCTATCCGAAGATCACGAAATGGTAGCTCGACGCCATGAACCACAGCATCGGGATCGACAGCCACGCGTTGGTCCGCGATGCCAGGAACGCCTGCCGCCCCAGCGCCGCGCCGTCCGCCGGCGGCGTCCCCGCCAGCGCTCCGTGGATGATCTTCTTGTTGTTCCGCCAGATGATGCCCCACACGTTCAGCATCATCAGCAGGCCCATGCCGCCGCCGATGCCGATCGCGACCACGTGATTGTCGTCGCGCCCCACCTGCACGAAGTTCACGAACGCATACGACGCCCCCGACACGATCAGCGCGTTCAGCACCGCCACCACCCAGCCGTTCGCCGGGAACTTCAGGATCACGCCGTACTCCACCGCCCACGCCACGATCCACACGATCAGGAACAGCCCGATGGTCGGCCACGGGCTCATGTTCTCCCGCCGCGCGTCCACCGCTACGTACATCTGCGCCCAGTACCAGAAGCCCACGAACACCGTCACCGCCGCGCTCCACCGGAACCACCACAGCGTCGGCAGCGTCAGGTTCTTGAAGACGTTCGGCTTCGCCGCCGCGTCCACGTTCTTCATGAACGGCACGTTGATGAGGTTGAAGAAGTACAGCAGGCCGATCCACGTGATGCCCGCCAAGAAGTGGACCCACCGCAGGATGATCGCCAGCCACTCGCCGCCCGTGTGCTCCGGCATCACGAACAGGCCAAGCAGGTCTGCCAGGTGCATATCGGTTCCTCCGCAAGCATGGGGCGCCAGGCCCCAG
The nucleotide sequence above comes from Terriglobales bacterium. Encoded proteins:
- a CDS encoding urate hydroxylase PuuD, coding for MHLADLLGLFVMPEHTGGEWLAIILRWVHFLAGITWIGLLYFFNLINVPFMKNVDAAAKPNVFKNLTLPTLWWFRWSAAVTVFVGFWYWAQMYVAVDARRENMSPWPTIGLFLIVWIVAWAVEYGVILKFPANGWVVAVLNALIVSGASYAFVNFVQVGRDDNHVVAIGIGGGMGLLMMLNVWGIIWRNNKKIIHGALAGTPPADGAALGRQAFLASRTNAWLSIPMLWFMASSYHFVIFG